The Variovorax paradoxus genome window below encodes:
- a CDS encoding amidohydrolase family protein encodes MNAAHAPAPHAGQPGHAARAPDDIDPPPDPAPHPPRGFRLPAGAVDTHAHVIGRAYIAGRSYTPRPAPASDYLRMLDATGMQHGVLVQVSVHGSDNTLLLQALSEQPGRLRGIAVAPHDLAHAEWETLAAAGVVGLRLNTTTGGGVGVAALAEYEAVCLEFGWHLQFLVESRRLPELAPGISRLRVPAVFDHMGYVHAGQDRGVEGHTLRALVRDGAWVKLSGAFRNSEAGPPYDDTLEFTAALAEAGPQRCVWGSDWPHVSFRGRMPNPGDLLDVLGRAVPDAQRRDAILATNAQRLYGFTPSAA; translated from the coding sequence ATGAATGCAGCCCACGCCCCGGCGCCGCATGCCGGACAACCCGGCCATGCGGCGCGCGCCCCCGACGACATCGACCCGCCACCGGACCCGGCGCCCCATCCGCCGCGCGGTTTTCGGCTGCCGGCTGGCGCGGTCGACACCCATGCCCACGTGATCGGCCGCGCGTACATCGCCGGTCGCAGCTACACGCCGCGGCCCGCCCCCGCATCCGACTATCTGCGCATGCTCGACGCCACCGGCATGCAGCACGGCGTGCTGGTCCAGGTCAGCGTGCACGGCAGCGACAACACCCTGCTGCTGCAGGCCTTGAGCGAGCAGCCCGGGCGCCTGCGCGGCATCGCGGTCGCGCCGCACGACCTCGCGCACGCCGAGTGGGAGACGCTCGCGGCGGCCGGCGTGGTGGGCCTGCGGTTGAACACCACCACCGGCGGCGGCGTGGGCGTGGCGGCGCTGGCCGAATACGAGGCGGTGTGCCTCGAGTTCGGCTGGCACCTGCAGTTCCTGGTCGAGTCGCGCCGCCTGCCCGAACTGGCGCCCGGCATCTCGCGCCTGCGCGTGCCGGCCGTGTTCGACCACATGGGCTACGTGCACGCCGGCCAGGACCGTGGCGTCGAAGGACACACGCTGCGCGCGCTGGTGCGCGACGGCGCCTGGGTCAAGCTGTCGGGCGCGTTCCGCAATTCCGAGGCCGGGCCGCCCTACGACGACACCCTCGAGTTCACCGCGGCCCTGGCCGAAGCCGGGCCGCAGCGCTGCGTCTGGGGATCGGACTGGCCGCATGTGAGTTTCCGCGGGCGCATGCCCAACCCGGGCGACCTGCTCGACGTGCTCGGGCGCGCCGTGCCCGACGCGCAACGGCGCGACGCCATCCTCGCGACCAATGCGCAGCGGCTCTACGGCTTCACGCCATCCGCGGCGTAG
- a CDS encoding tripartite tricarboxylate transporter substrate binding protein, with translation MQRRTLLRGAAAAVAAQASQSFAQSSAQGYPNHAVTLIVPYAAGGNADLTARLFGDALGKALGQPVVVDNRAGGGGAIGANAVVNARPDGYTLLFSAPSVFSVTPHLVKVNYSTASVRPVCLVSKTPLVLVVKKGSRYKSLADVVTAAKAAPAGVAMGYSGLGTPNHLAMLNLEAVAQVRFNGIPYKGSGPMLQDMLAGQIEVGADQISTSRPYIESGDLIPLAVFGSKLEALPEVPSVSTLGKEPFDVTTYLGIAAPSATPDALVAALQKAAGTALQDARFTAGMAKLGALVQGGSGADYERLMRTENEFMAQMVASGRVKQE, from the coding sequence ATGCAACGCAGAACCTTGCTGCGCGGCGCGGCCGCGGCCGTCGCGGCGCAGGCCTCGCAGTCCTTCGCGCAATCCTCGGCGCAGGGCTATCCCAACCACGCCGTCACCCTCATCGTTCCCTACGCCGCCGGCGGCAACGCCGACCTGACGGCGCGCCTGTTCGGCGATGCGCTCGGCAAGGCGCTGGGTCAACCCGTGGTGGTGGACAACCGCGCGGGCGGGGGCGGCGCGATCGGCGCCAACGCGGTCGTCAACGCGCGCCCCGACGGCTACACCCTGCTGTTCTCCGCGCCCAGCGTGTTCTCGGTCACGCCGCACCTGGTGAAGGTCAACTACAGCACCGCGAGCGTGCGTCCCGTGTGCCTGGTCAGCAAGACGCCGCTGGTGCTGGTGGTCAAGAAGGGCAGCCGCTACAAGTCGCTGGCCGATGTGGTCACGGCCGCCAAGGCCGCGCCGGCAGGCGTCGCCATGGGCTACAGCGGCCTGGGCACGCCCAACCACCTGGCGATGCTGAACCTCGAGGCCGTGGCCCAGGTGCGCTTCAACGGCATTCCCTACAAGGGCTCGGGCCCGATGCTGCAGGACATGCTGGCCGGCCAGATCGAGGTCGGCGCGGACCAGATCTCGACCTCCAGGCCCTACATCGAGTCGGGCGACCTGATCCCCCTGGCGGTGTTCGGATCGAAGCTGGAGGCCCTGCCCGAAGTGCCCTCCGTGTCCACGCTCGGCAAGGAGCCCTTCGACGTCACGACCTATCTCGGCATCGCCGCGCCCAGCGCGACGCCCGATGCGCTGGTGGCCGCACTGCAGAAGGCCGCCGGCACGGCGCTGCAGGACGCCCGCTTCACCGCCGGCATGGCCAAGCTCGGCGCGCTGGTGCAAGGCGGCAGCGGTGCCGACTACGAGCGCCTGATGCGCACCGAGAACGAGTTCATGGCGCAGATGGTGGCTTCGGGCCGGGTCAAGCAGGAGTGA